The following are encoded together in the Chiloscyllium plagiosum isolate BGI_BamShark_2017 chromosome 46, ASM401019v2, whole genome shotgun sequence genome:
- the LOC122544095 gene encoding cystatin-B-like has product MASQVPGGVADVAAVTSEIQAIVQCLKCSVVEKLNRPLHVYHAISYRSQLVAGTNYFIKVVVGDANDYIHMRVFQPLPSSDEKLSLSDIQTNKKLFDELETF; this is encoded by the exons ATGGCATCACAAGTACCTGGTGGTGTAGCTGATGTTGCAGCTGTCACTTCTGAGATTCAGGCCATTGTCCAGTGT TTGAAATGCTCAGTTGTGGAAAAGTTGAATCGACCTCTGCATGTTTATCACGCAATCTCATATCGCTCACAACTGGTTGCTGGAACAAATTACTTCATCAAG GTTGTGGTTGGAGATGCCAATGATTACATACACATGCGGGTGTTCCAACCACTGCCCTCTTCTGATGAGAAACTATCACTGTCGGATATCCAAACGAACAAGAAGCTGTTTGATGAACTGGAGACCTTCTAG